ACCATGTCGCACATGACGTTGAAGCTGACGCCGGTGTAGCCGTTCCACATGAACATCTGGAAAAAGACCAGGTCGCCGTTAGCCGTCGCCGAGCGGTTGGCCAGCAGACCCGAGCACTTGTGCAGGCGGTCGGGGATCTGTTCTTCGCCGGCCGGGGGAAAATCGCGGCCGCTGAGCGGCGTCGCGGTCCTGGCCAGGGCGCTCTCCATCTGCCCCAGGTCGATGGCCGAATTGATGGCGACGATGTCCAGCAGCTCGATGGGTCCGCTCTTGTGCTTCATGACCGTTTTGCGGGCGTTCATGCCGTCGGCCATGCCGCGCATCTCGAGCAGGTATTCCTCCTCGTACTGGCGCAGCAGCAGGGCATCGGTGAGCAGCCGCAATTGCGACCACCCCTGCGCCGGGTTGGCGCTGTTCTGCAAGACCGCCAGCTTCTCCATGTAAGTGGCGATCTCATTGGCCATCAGGTAGCCGTGCTGGTAGCCGCGGGAATAGGGCTTGCCCTCGATGTGCAGGAAGGTCCAGCCGCGGTCGCTGAAGCGGAAGGCCTTGCCGTAGCGCTGGATGGTTTCGGCCGGGACAACGGCGCCGATGTCGGTGATCTCCTCCAGCTGCACGTCATCGAACCAAGCCGTGCCGCTGGCTTTGCCGTTGTAGCCGAAATGGAGGCCGATGCGGTCGATAGCGCGCGTGGCCACGAATATCACAGTTACCTCGCGCCACTCGCTGCTGGCGCCGGCCGCCGGCGAATGGTTGGTGAACGGGAACGATTCCATGGCCAGGCAGGCCGCCACCGGCGTGGGATAACGATCGGCCGGGTTGGTGAAGGCGTCGACGGTGCGCAGCCAGGCGCGCAAGCGGTAGAAGCGGCCCACCTGCAGTTTGACCGGCTCGGAGAACACGCTGCTGCTGGCGGGTTCGGCATGGCGAAGCCGCAGGCTGGCATGGCCGCCATGGAACACCGTCGTATCGGCGGACGCCCGCTCGGCCGGCCCGACGACCTTCCAGCCCGCGGGCAAGCCCGGATTTCCGTTTGTTTCGAAACCAGGGTTGAGTGGAATAATCCGCCTTTCTTCCGCGGCCACAACGGACAGGGACAGGAAAAGAACGACGACCAGAAAGATGTTCGCTGACTTGATCATGTTACTCCTTTTCGCCGGCAAACGCCTGCCTCGCGTATTTCTTGTGTTTTAAGCCGGACGGATCTACTCGATCTTGCCGATGGCGGCGAAAGGCCAATAGCGGAAAAAGGCCTTGCCGAATATATACTTTTGCGGCACCAGGCCGAACTGGCGCGAATCGAGGCTGATGCGGCGGTTATCGCCCATGACGAAAAACATGCCGTGCGGGATGAGCAGCGCCTTCATGTCGTCCGGCGCTTTCATGGCCTCCGGATTGTCGCTTTGCCAGGGCTGCTTGAGCGGCTTGTCGTTGATGTACACCTCGCCGCCGCGGATCTCGATGATCTCCTCGGGCAAGCCGATGATGCGCTTGACCAGCGACTTGTCGGGCTCGTCGGGCTTGTACAGCACCACGATGTCGAAGCGGTGCAGGTTGTCCCGGTTGATGCCCAGCTTGGAGATCAGGATGCGCTCCTGGTCGCGGAGCAGCGGCTCCATCGAACCGCCCTCGACCTTGTAGGCCGAGACGACGTAGTTGATCAGAAAAAAGGAGATCAGCGCCGCCAGCAAAAGATCGATGAACACGTATTTGAAAAAATGTTTGAGATTCCTGGCTGCCATGATGAGTGTATTTTATGCGAAAGGTTCCTGCAAAGTCAAGCCCTTGTACAGGTCCCTAATATGGCGGACTTGCACAATCTCTTGACCGCTGGATGATTTCATTTTATAATGGCGCCCTGGGCGATTAACTCAGCGGCTAGAGTACTACCTTCACACGGTAGGAGTCAGAGGTTCAAATCCTCTATCGCCCATTTATCACATGAATCGCTCACTCTTCCAACCCCGGCGGTTCGTCATGCCGCCATCCCTGGTCCTGGTCCCCTATTTCACCGAAAAATCCCATTTCGCCTCGCTGCAAAAGCGGGCCTTGCAGCGGCAGGACTTCCTGCATTCGTCATTGCTGTGGTTCGACAACATGGCGCTGATCAGCGGCTTTCTCGGCTATCCCCACCTGCTCACCCTGCTGGCGCTGGTCGACGGCCTGCCCGACAAGGAGATCTATTTCCTGGGCTCGGCCGGGGCGATCCGGCCTCGCTTCAAGGAGCCGGCCGCACTGCAAGTGGGCGAGATCCGGCCCGGCTCGGTTTTCAAGCGCTTTTCCACCTCGCGCTCGCTGTTGCTCAAGGTCTTCCCCGACGCCCAAGCACGGTTCCCGGTCGTTTGCGGCGTCAGCGTCGATATCATCCAGCGCGAAACTAAAGGCTGGCTGGCGGCGCAGCGCGCCATGCGTACCGACATCGTGGAAATGGAATTGTTTCCCCTGCGCTGGTTTTTGCGCAAGCCTTTTCACGCCCTGGTGGTGCTCAGCGACCGGGTCGAGCCGACCGGAATCCGCCCCTTCGCTGACAAGCAAAAGTTCCAGCGCGAATTTGCGGCCGCCTTCGATTACATCGTCCGGCAAATCACTCATGGCTAAATCTGCGAAACTGGGCCAGAATTTCCTGCGCGACAAGAATATCGCCGCCAAAATACTCGATGTTTTCCTGCCGCAAACCGGACCGGTCTTGGAGATCGGCGCCGGGCCGGGGGATCTAGAGCGGGATGCCGCTGGAAAAAACCTCCCCGGGCCGGATCACGCGGAGGAAGGCGACTTGCGTTCCGTTTTCTCGAACAGCACGCTGATACTTGCGACAATGAAATTCTCGAAGCAGCTGGACTTACTTTTAAAGCAAAAGGGATATGTTCTGATCAGTTTCAGGTGAGACAGGCAGAGGTTCTCCTTGTAGCGAACCTTCTTAAGCACGCGGGAATACGTGTCCCACAACTCCCTGTAGTTTTCAAGAGACCACCCGTTCACGTGACTGAAGTCTATGGGCTTCAGCACTTTTCGCGCCGCAAAGTCGTTGATCAGGTCCTTTGGGAAAAGGAACTGGCAGTACGGCACGGTGATCGAACGATAGGCATGTTCGCCGAAAGGCGAATAGTAAAGCGGCCCGAATTCCAGGTAGATATGCCCCCCATTTTTGACCACCCGGGTCGCTTCCCGCAACACTCCTGCCGGCGAGGCGAAATGTTCAAAGGCATCATAGGAAAAAACAAAATCGAAGCTTTCGTCCTCGAAGCGCAGGTCGGCGGCATCCATCGGCAGCATTCTCACGCCCTCATTAAGCGCTCGTTCATCAAATCCGGCATCCCGGTTGTCGATGGCGGTCGCCTTTTTCCCCTTGCGGCTGAGGCAGCAGCTTACCATTCCGTCCCAGCATCCGAGCTCGAGAAAAGACCGCGCTCCTCGTGCCCCCGGCAAACGGAGGATCTGCAAAGCCCTTTCGCTTCCCCTGGCTTCAAGAGTGCGTGCATCGTATCCGTATTCAGGCCGGGGAGGATACTTCATCTGGAGTGTTTCCAGCGCCCGGATGTCGAGATATGACGGCGCGGCCGCTGCCGTGGCAAAGATGCGCCTGGTCCTGCGTTTTTCCAGCAGGCGCGGGAGATCCCAATGCAATAAGAAGCGCAGGATGCTGACGACGCTCTTGGGCATGGCTCTTTTAGCCAGTGACTTGATCCTTGATTTCAAGGCAAAAAGTCCCACATGAAGTTCGCTTGATTTCCGCATGCATCCTGATTAGCAGTTCCCGCTTGCCAGCCAGGAAATTCGATTTTATCCACGACCCAGTTATACAGTAGGGGCCGCTGGAATTCAAGCGCAGCGCCGGAAACCGCTGCG
The Candidatus Aminicenantes bacterium genome window above contains:
- the lepB gene encoding signal peptidase I — protein: MAARNLKHFFKYVFIDLLLAALISFFLINYVVSAYKVEGGSMEPLLRDQERILISKLGINRDNLHRFDIVVLYKPDEPDKSLVKRIIGLPEEIIEIRGGEVYINDKPLKQPWQSDNPEAMKAPDDMKALLIPHGMFFVMGDNRRISLDSRQFGLVPQKYIFGKAFFRYWPFAAIGKIE
- a CDS encoding methyltransferase domain-containing protein — its product is MPKSVVSILRFLLHWDLPRLLEKRRTRRIFATAAAAPSYLDIRALETLQMKYPPRPEYGYDARTLEARGSERALQILRLPGARGARSFLELGCWDGMVSCCLSRKGKKATAIDNRDAGFDERALNEGVRMLPMDAADLRFEDESFDFVFSYDAFEHFASPAGVLREATRVVKNGGHIYLEFGPLYYSPFGEHAYRSITVPYCQFLFPKDLINDFAARKVLKPIDFSHVNGWSLENYRELWDTYSRVLKKVRYKENLCLSHLKLIRTYPFCFKSKSSCFENFIVASISVLFEKTERKSPSSA